The Glycine max cultivar Williams 82 chromosome 3, Glycine_max_v4.0, whole genome shotgun sequence sequence aaagtaaaTAGGTAATATATTATCACTTACACATTCTAAAGATATTCCAAAGGGATATTTACCCTTTCAAATTAACTTATCTAAAGTGATGAGACGTATAAAACGTGAAAGTAAAATTGTATCTACCATCTACCGTTGTTCTAAAATTGCTTAAGtttgagttattttaatttcaattaatgtttaatatgtctttattttttctctatatatttCGTTTTAAAGGAGTCAGTTTGCTTTCCTTcaaatttatcttttcttttggtAAAATATTATTCCCTTCTCGTGTTTATTTgacttttgtgttatttttatttatgtttaaataacatctttttgaaataaaagaatcacatgaaaacatatttttgatatattttattttaatatatatggttaaaatattttttatctttatatgacATTAGTCTTAATGAAGGggagtattttttaatataatctcTAAAAAAGTCAACAGATgctaatcaaatataaaatataaaaataaaatgttttatttagaagaaaaacCCTAATGCACCATAAAATGACACTTGTATATTCCACTTGTCATCATCAATCCTCTTAGATATTTGTCTAGTGTAAAGAAATGGTGGGCCCGGTTTCACAATCTCAACTCAACTTGAAGTAGCTGCAGTGAAGGGTATGCTTTGTAACGGACAAAAGCTTTTGTTATCCCTTGTTTTTTGGGAAAGAGAAGGGGAGGAGAGAGGTGTTTCAGAAGCTGAACTGAGGCTGTGTTGAGGGAAGATGAGATTTTATTAACATCATCAATTTGCTTTATTAATAAGATATTATTAGCTATTAATAGATGTACCATGTCCACAAGCAACCGAATTTTGCAAGGAAGAGGCTTTTGTCCTTAAACCTAGCCCCAGCTACCGCTCTAGCGGTTGCATTTGTTTTCACTCGGATATTTCACGTTACCAGGTGTAGTAGTATCATTTTACTTTATGACATGGCTATGCAAAATTTTGCcagaaagcaagaaaaaaagataagatgatTAATGCTCATCCGTTACTAGTGATCAAAtttacaatgattttttttttcttctattttgcataTAAATACTCTtaaattgttagttagtttgtcCAACCGTaacttcaaataatatttttactacATATCCCCATTCAACATTTAATATTCCtcgaaaaaaaaagcttttaaaatgtttttatttgcaTCAGAATCTGGTTTTAACACCCAACCCCCAGCCGAAGCCAAACGAACATGGGCTAGAAGTGTAATTTTGGGGTCATCCGGATTCAGGTTTGAAAAGGCCGTTTAATCGAAACATGTCACAGCACAAAGACAAGAATGGTAGCAGATAATCGCCTAGTACTTTTTGCTTTTCACACCGCCTGCACTAAATAAGTTTCTTAAGGgtacttttgtaaaaaaaattgaaaaattagctGGCTTTGGGAAGAACAAAAAGGCCGTACAAAGAATAGCAACTCcccacaatattttttttgtcaacccCCTCAAATTTTGTTGAATACGTCAACTTTACCCAGTGGTGTGACAAGGCCAGTGTCTCAATAGTCACAGACTCAGTTGTTACCTAGTTGAAAACATTTGTGTTTAGACATGTAAATGAGCATGATTGTTAATGAACTATTCTAATTTCACTCGTTAAGAGTTCATTCCGTAGggtggaaataaaataaattgaaatttaagttttgaattaaaataaaatgtaaaagtgaATTTTTGTCTTATTTTACTGTTATGTATTTTTTCCCGCTCTTTTTCAACTCAAACAAACATATCCTAGATGTAGATGTTCAATCATattcatttgtttaattaaataattaaatttaagtttgagattagttcaattatttaaatgagtTAAACCTTATAAATTCAACATCAATGACTCGTTAATAACACTTTTTTTGCACAACTGACTCATTTCTTTAAATTGATGACGATAATTTCACTAGCTTATCatttatatatctattattaaaatatgtaaaattttgttgagaacgtaaaaagtaattttgaagttttttttgtaatattcaataagttatgaatttttttttggattatgaaattgtaccaaaaaataaaaataagtgtatAGGTATTTGATAAAACAATCATCTTATTTTGTGCTtatgattgttttctttttccttaagtTGTATTTGTAAATTGGTGTTAAAATCTCTAACTCTCTATGACATATAAACATGTAATGAACATTTGATAATAAATAGACTAAAAGATTTGGTTTTTCCAACAAGATAAGAAATACAACTTAAAAATCAACCTGTAAAAgaatttattcttatattataaattaaaatttctctctcaattagatattttaaacattttttctttttttgaaagtgCATTTTCACACTTTCTCTATCATTAGACAAAAGATATCTCGCTTATAATCTCAAATCACTATCCATTCATCTTTATACATGCACACACATGTGTATGGTAAAAGAAACTTATGTTAgtcttttaatataataaaatatataatttttaaataattttttatgtttatttcatttaacatatgtttatattttaaaatgtttatatataatggttcacttattattttgctttaggAATATAAAATGTCAAAACTGACCATATTGATACAGATCAGTCTCATGGATGTGTCAAAATATCCAGGATCTacccctaataaaaaaatgtcatttggaaaataattcaaaatatgaCTATATGAgctaaacccatttctaaaacaCATTCaggtttaacttttaaaatttgatcatGTTAAAATTAAGTTGAGACTGGGCTAGGACTTAAAGGTGCTAATGTTAGTACACCGAGTGATCTACAAAATCTTGCAAGGAGATATTCTATAATGAATGCTTTGATTGGGTGATAGCAAGTTGTCGTCTATATTGTTGGCCGAATGGCACATATAATATCATGATTATCAAAACTATATCAGTCCCGGCATGTGTTGTTGTCCCAATATTTGTCGTTAGCAAATACTTACCCAACTCACTATCATGACCCTCTTTATCGTACCATGGACTATGTCATCCTAACCAAGGCAAATGAGCCACTTTCAATCCAAGCCCCTTATGTTGCAATTTGAAAccttactttatattttaacaaattaaattaaagcgACCAAAGTTTGGTCCCCATTACGGATAGCAAGCACTTGAGAAGAACCATGCACACTCCTTTTTTGTGTCATTTTCCTATGCCGTACTTCATTTTTATGCCACGCTTATCCACAAACTCATCCCACATTTAGATCCTTCTCCGATTCTCACCTGTTGTCTACTTCAATACCATGCACGTTTGTGCCACCATCATGTGATCTTTGTCCCCTTCATATATATGCACTTGCCATGTATCCCATTGGGATCAGAACCAATGAATATTTAGAATTTCCATGAAAGGGATGGTGCATCTTGTTGAGTACCTGATTGAGATGTGTCTCAAATGGTCAACAAGCTAAAGTGAGTGCTACTATAGACTCATGGCCACCGCCACCACTGTGCCCATCAGTGTTTGAAAGTGACAGAATTTTAATTGGACCATTCACTGCCTCACCATGCACTTTTTAAGTCCTTTTCAGTGTAGTCATTTTACACCAAGCAAATATGCATACAAAACTCTCTTGTATTTTGCATTACCTCATAACAAATACATCTTGCTTGCGAAGAAATTCACCCTGATGATGATGTTTTGTTGATTGGCACTTTAATAGTTACTCTAATCCTTATGCACTCGTTATATATACACCACTAACTAAACATTGAGTAGCCCATCAAGATATAGAGAATGAGAGGTGGTGACCCATTTGTGTTGTTGATTCTTTGGAGCAAAAGTGTccttgaataaattaataaggaTGAGCATCTATTCATCCATTTCAATCTCGTTCCTGTATTCGTCTGTCATTCCCTTGGTAACATTCATAAAGACAAGATTACATTCTTGAATAGGAAGAGAAAGGGGGGGTAGGGATGATACACAAACTATACTATGGTCAAAACAAAAATGCCAATAATTAATGGGTATATATATGGCTTATAATCCTGTAGCTGGTAATTTCATTTGAATGGCTAGCCTTCTCTTTCATCATCTTTTGGTCTTGTTGAAGAGCTTGAACCTGAGGCCATTCCAATGACTTGGCTGTGTGTGAACCTTTGTAACTGAATCATGCGCGCATAAATCCCATCCGGGTGATTTTTCAACAACTGTGAATGGGAGCCTTGCTCGGCTACTTTCCCATCATCAATCACAGCAATCAGATTGGCATTCCTGACTGTTGATAGCCTATGTGCAACGATGATAGTTGTTTTTCCTGAGGAGGCGCGGTCTAGAGCCTCCTGAACAGACCTCTCTGATTCAGCATCAAGTGCACTTGTGGCCTCATCAAGAAGCATAAGTTCAGCCTTCCTCAAAAAAGCCCGAGCAACGGCTATTCTCTGCTTTTGTCCCCCGGATAGTTGAACACCTCTCTCCCCAACAAATGTTTTGTATCCATCTGGCAAACCAGATATGAACTTGTGTGCATTGGCAAGAGTTGCAGCTTCAATTATCTCAGCTTCAGTGGCTGACTCATGCCCATAAGCGATGTTTTCATAAATAGTAGTAGCAAACAAGCATGGCTCCTGAGGTACCACAGAAATGTGCCTTCTTAAGGACTTGAGGTTGTATTTCCTGATGTCCTTGCCATCAATCATGACCCGACCAGATGTTGGATCATAGAATCTTTGTATAAGTGCAATAATTGAGCTCTTACCACAGCCACTAGGTCCTACAAGGGCAAGAGTTTTACCAGCTCTTGCACGAAGACTGAGGTCACGAAAAACTGGCATATCCGGGCGAGTTGGATACGAGAAGTCTACATGCTTAAGTTCAACTTCACCACGAAGACGATCAGGAACAAGAGTAGCATCTTGATCATCAGGCTCAATTTCAGTTCTGCGGTCAAGGAGTTCGAAAACTGACCTCATGGCCTGGCCTCCTTTGATAAAGTCAGGAGCCAGTGTTAAAGTTTCAGCAGCACCATTTGCAGAAACCATTAGGACCATAAAAACTCGGATTGTTTTAGAGAAGTCAGAGATGCCATGCTTCACTAGCCAAGAAGCATACCAAAGACCAAGTGCATAGGAAGCATAAAGTGCAAACTGAGCTACACCATATCCACTTCCAGAAATTTGTCCCTTCCAAAAACAACGCTGTAGTGGAGCTTGGAGATTGGTGGTGAAAAGGCCAACAATTTTTGTTTCTGAATTGAAGGCTGCAACTGTCCTTACATTGGCTATAGCTTCTCCTGCAAGTTGTGTAGCCTTGGCATGAGCAGCTTCCAGGTCACCAGAGAAACCGGTCATGAACATTTTCTGTATAAAACCCAACAAGATACAAATGAAAACACAGAATTGAATCACAAAACATGTCAAGaaagaaatctaaaaaaaacaaacctgcaaaacagtgGCTGCAACAACAACAGGAAAGACAGCTACGAGGACAAGGGCAAGGCGCCACTGCAACACAAATCCTGCTGTACAGGCAACTAGCATAAGTGCAGTGTTCTGCACAATTACAGAAATTCGATCTCCAATGGCTGATCTGACATTGTTGGCATCAAGAGCCAGCCTTGCAGCAATCCTGGCACTCTCATTTTCCTCCTGATCAAACCATGCCATTTCATTTTTGAGCACTGCCATCAGCATTTTCTCTCTCACACGTTTGGTAAGATTTTCCCCAACAATGTCCCAGAAGAAGTGTTGCAATGTGTTGAAGAGAAGTGCAGTTGATGAAAGGCCAATCAACAAGTAGCAGTACTTTTCTATTTCGCGGATCATGTATCTGTGGTCTGGATTGTAATACACACTGAGGACAGCACTTAGAACATAAGCAAAGAAGGCACTAAGGGATCCACAAACTACAGACCCTATAGAGCCAATTAAAGCATAAAGCCATTCAGGAGAGTTCATTTTTGCAAGTCTCCAGAAGGAACTAGCTTGCTCTTTGAAAGCAAGCTTTTCAAGCCTGTAACTTGGATGTGAAGCATCAAGGGAAAGACTAAAATCAGATGTAGAGAAATCAGATAGCCTACGCGAGTATGGTGACCGTCCATAAGAAGAATTCCTAGCAATTATTGGTGAGCTTACGGAGTTTCTGGCACTTGAAGGCCTGCAAATAAAAATGTCACGTGAGATGATATATGGATATATGATATATCTCAGCTTGGAATATTCAGTGGCCAAAAGATGAATAAATTTTCATAAACAATGTAAATTAACTACAAACAGCTTTTTTCAAAGAATGCCAATGTCGAATATTAGTGGAAGCTACCTTGCACTACTCTTTCTAGCATTATTCACGGCAGTTTCATGAGCCATCTCCTGCATCTTTATAAGCTTGGCATAGACTCCATTTTCACCTTTCGAGAAGAGCTCATCATGAGTTCCAATTTCAGAAACACTTCCTAGCTGAAGTACAGCTACAAGGTCAGCTTTGCGAATTGTGGAGAGACGATGGGCAATTACAAGAGTTGTTCGGCCAATCATGAACCGGTCAAGGGCTTCTTGCACAAGCTTTTCTGACTCTGAGTCCAATGCACTTGTTGCCTCGTCTAGGAGAAGAATTGCAGGGTTTTTCAGCATTGCCCTTGCTATTGCTATTCTCTGTTTTTGCCCTCCAGAAAGTTGCAGCCCTCTTTCTCCTACCTgccaatgaaaaataaattcacTTATCCGCTATCATATAAGtttaacaaaatatcattttcaaacGCTATTTTCAGATAGTTTAAAAGAAGATGGAATGGTAAAAAATGGAATATAATGAGATTTATTCTATTCCGTTCCATGTAATATCTTTTCGTATTTCTTTCACCAGTTTGGGGCTGCGatgaaaacaattaattattcattaatttcCTTACCATTTCATCCACTTCTGAAACAattgaatataaattttaattcaaattctctATCATAGAATATTCAAGCAATggtatgatatttttaatccatTCTGTAACGTTTCCATCGTACTCCACCCATCAATTGATAATATCCAAACATAGGTTAAGACTCTTGTTCCCAAATGGGGGGCAAGCTTattctcaattaaattaaattagtccAGGACTAAAATTGTGAATCTATTATCAGTTTCTGCTTCATCATctttaaattatcatatatattatattattcctTCTGTCATTGATAATTAGTTTATCAAGTGTGCCATGAATAAATTATCTATTCTTATGGAGGCTACATAATTCATGAAGAACTTTTTCGGTGCtcttcatttttgttatatattctgGGCATTTCCAGGTTGGTTGGTTGTCTAGTGTCCTCATTTAAGAATTGAACATGCACAAGTTGACTGAAGCATGTTAACCCTCTTGGTCTTTTGCAGATGCAATGCATAAACAGGCATTTCCTGGCTTTGACTTCTGAACAAATctcatctttaaaaaaaaataaagaaagacaaGTTATACTTTttgaccaaataaataaataaatagtggaGACTCGAGACAATACCCTGTTTCTGTGTTGTACTAATTACTAATTGTAACAATTGTGGGGGATAaagacatttatatttttatcatccattttttcctattttccaaattttattttattttataatatttaaattgacTGACAAGTTACAAGCTTGGAAACAATCCAATGCTTCTGTAGTTCCACGCCAAATATTCAAATCCAATTATGTGACTAGCTTAAAAGGGCCACCACCAATTCATCACCACACATGCAATTCCGGAAGCCATTTTCATAAAACACAGATGACTAACCTGTGTTTCATAGCCATCAGGAAGTTTAATGATGAAGGAATGAGCATTAGCAACCCTGGCAGCTTCTTCAATCTCAACTTGGTCTGCATCAGGCCTACCCAACAGTATATTTTCTCGTATTGTGGTCGCAAACAATGCAGGCTCTTGGCTCACTAGTCCTATCTGCTGCCTCAACCATCTAAGCTTCAAAGTTTTAATGTCATGCCCATCTAACAGAACTTGTCCTGCACACAAATTTTGTTCAACATTATAAACCACAGCTAGCACAAAACTTCAATCTCAAAGTTCAAACAAACAAGTCAAACTTTTCATACTATActaaaaagattttaattttcaaagtttACCTGAAGTTGGGTCATAGAATCTCTCAATGAGGGATACAACGGTGCTCTTGCCAGAGCCACTGCTACCCACCAAAGCTATGGTCTTGCCGGCAGGTACATTCAAGGAGAAGTCATTGAGGATCTGAACCTCGGGCCTAGATGGATAAGAAAAGTCAACATTTTTCAGCTCCACAAGTCCAGTAACTGTGTCTAGTTCGATGCCAGATTCACTATTTCGATCAATATTCGGCTTGTGATCAATTATACGGAAAATCTTCGCAGCAGCAACTCTGGCCTTTGTAAACGCAGCCATGCTTGGTGCAGATTGCCCCAAACCCCTGTGTGCATCACAATAAAAATCCTTAACcatgttattaaaataaaccTTAAAATGAAAAGCTGTTGTTTCAATGACTATAACACAAAAATGCACACTAATACTCACAATCCACCAATCATAACAGCAAACATGGTTGCAATGGCAAGTCCTCCGTTGGTGGCGTGGTGCCTAACCAGATAGCCTCCATACCACAGCAGAAGCGCGTAACAGCAGAAAACAACAAAGTAAGTAGCACCCAATCCCATTCCCTTTGCAAACCCAGTTTTGTAGCCAATCTTCTGTGCGATCCTCAAGGCTGATGAATAAGACTGCAATGCTCTGGACTCCCCAACAAAGGCTAACACTACCCGGATTTGTGCAACCGTCTGCAATGCACAAACAATGCAATAGGTAATGCAATGCCAATTCAAATAAAATGCAATTAACAAAGTTTCTTAACTTTGTTATACTCTGAAGTCTCACCTGTTCCACAATGTTGCCAGCTTGAGAAAGAGCTTCCTGGCTCTTGCCAGAGAGCTTAGCCAAGGTGGCGGTGTGAATGCCTCCAATCACAGCTATCATAGGGACAACAGCAAGAGTCACCAAAGCCAATTGCCACACAGCAGTGAAACCCACAACAAAGCCAGAAACAAAGGTGGCCATGTAGTGAATGAAATTCCCCAACTGCACAAGaaccataaaaaaatgaaaattgagaaAAACTAGTCCAAATCTAgtaacagaaacaaaaaaaaaaggaacttgTTGAATTTGGCACTGCACCTTCTCACTAATGGCATCCTGGACCATGACAGCATCGGTGTTGATGGCGAAAACCACGTCGGATGTCCGAACCTCGGTGTCGAAGAACTGAATGTCCTGGTTCAAC is a genomic window containing:
- the LOC100817829 gene encoding ABC transporter B family member 1; protein product: MSKDSEEIKTIEQWKWTEMQGLELVPEEGAAAAPSQHHQLPMEMNTSEPPNKDVVGASSSSAAVTNGEKKEKEKESVPSVGFGELFRFADGLDYVLMGIGTVGAVVHGCSLPLFLRFFADLVNSFGSNANDVDKMTQEVVKYAFYFLVVGAAIWASSWAEISCWMWSGERQSTTMRIKYLEAALNQDIQFFDTEVRTSDVVFAINTDAVMVQDAISEKLGNFIHYMATFVSGFVVGFTAVWQLALVTLAVVPMIAVIGGIHTATLAKLSGKSQEALSQAGNIVEQTVAQIRVVLAFVGESRALQSYSSALRIAQKIGYKTGFAKGMGLGATYFVVFCCYALLLWYGGYLVRHHATNGGLAIATMFAVMIGGLGLGQSAPSMAAFTKARVAAAKIFRIIDHKPNIDRNSESGIELDTVTGLVELKNVDFSYPSRPEVQILNDFSLNVPAGKTIALVGSSGSGKSTVVSLIERFYDPTSGQVLLDGHDIKTLKLRWLRQQIGLVSQEPALFATTIRENILLGRPDADQVEIEEAARVANAHSFIIKLPDGYETQVGERGLQLSGGQKQRIAIARAMLKNPAILLLDEATSALDSESEKLVQEALDRFMIGRTTLVIAHRLSTIRKADLVAVLQLGSVSEIGTHDELFSKGENGVYAKLIKMQEMAHETAVNNARKSSARPSSARNSVSSPIIARNSSYGRSPYSRRLSDFSTSDFSLSLDASHPSYRLEKLAFKEQASSFWRLAKMNSPEWLYALIGSIGSVVCGSLSAFFAYVLSAVLSVYYNPDHRYMIREIEKYCYLLIGLSSTALLFNTLQHFFWDIVGENLTKRVREKMLMAVLKNEMAWFDQEENESARIAARLALDANNVRSAIGDRISVIVQNTALMLVACTAGFVLQWRLALVLVAVFPVVVAATVLQKMFMTGFSGDLEAAHAKATQLAGEAIANVRTVAAFNSETKIVGLFTTNLQAPLQRCFWKGQISGSGYGVAQFALYASYALGLWYASWLVKHGISDFSKTIRVFMVLMVSANGAAETLTLAPDFIKGGQAMRSVFELLDRRTEIEPDDQDATLVPDRLRGEVELKHVDFSYPTRPDMPVFRDLSLRARAGKTLALVGPSGCGKSSIIALIQRFYDPTSGRVMIDGKDIRKYNLKSLRRHISVVPQEPCLFATTIYENIAYGHESATEAEIIEAATLANAHKFISGLPDGYKTFVGERGVQLSGGQKQRIAVARAFLRKAELMLLDEATSALDAESERSVQEALDRASSGKTTIIVAHRLSTVRNANLIAVIDDGKVAEQGSHSQLLKNHPDGIYARMIQLQRFTHSQVIGMASGSSSSTRPKDDEREG